A window of the Hevea brasiliensis isolate MT/VB/25A 57/8 chromosome 6, ASM3005281v1, whole genome shotgun sequence genome harbors these coding sequences:
- the LOC131180851 gene encoding uncharacterized protein LOC131180851, giving the protein MKVKRFLKGLDRRYANLAMMSDQSFDVVVDRARQIEISYAVDDSGRAKKNRAEGSSGVPSMGTPDSGGQSNYRGKSRNKKSGFRHKPRGFRPGYGSSSGHSSGYSSSGSGSGSSLAPCAQCGRGHSGPCLMGSGVCFRCGQPGHFARECPVFSEPQMGSQGSVANVPRQLYPGTSNMAGSQFSGQQGRGQGGRGFGGRSGGRSQYQGSATQGRGQARVFTLTHQDAQASNAVVAGEPGQPSSSAQPPQ; this is encoded by the exons atgaaggtgaagagattcctaaaggggcttgacaggaggtatgcgaacctggccatgatgtctgatcagtcttttgatgtggtggttgatcgagccagacagattgagattagctatgctgtggatgacagcggaagagcaaagaaaaacagagcagagggttcctcaggtgtcccttccatgggtactccggacagtggtggccagagtaattacagaggaaaaagtaggaacaagaagagtggttttagacacaaacctcgaggattcagaccagggtacggatccagcagtggtcacagttcagggtacagcagttctgggtctggttcaggatcctccttggcaccttgtgcacagtgtggaagaggacattcaggaccttgtttgatgggatcaggagtatgcttcaggtgtggccaaccaggtcactttgctagagaatgccccgttttcagtgagccacagatggggtcacagggttctgttgcaaatgttcctcgccagttgtatccgggtacttccaacatggcaggcagtcagttcagtggccaacagggccgaggacaagggggacgtggatttggaggcagatcaggaggtagaagtcagtatcagggttctgccactcagggtaggggtcaagctcgggttttcaccctgacccaccaggatgctcaggcttcaaatgcagttgtggcag gtgagccgggacagccttcttcctccgcccagccgccacagtga
- the LOC110651151 gene encoding E3 ubiquitin-protein ligase RSL1 isoform X2 produces the protein MAKENVSDLDFVDDFYFSVLFDNEKRQEGFTVSDAKCTEDMQFKEALMGRVIISQMKKNNPTSDLMIEAPPEPNHQEVGQSSHSFCDICVESKESNHMFTTDRCLHSYCSDCISKYVATKIQESITVITCPGLNCKAVLELETCRDKLNKGVIDLWEEALCEKLISCSQRFYCPFKDCSAMLVNDNEGEDIREAECPFCNRLFCARCYVPWHSGVECEVYQRLNEDERGRQDLMVMELARDKKWRRCPQCKFFVEKTEGCLRIPCSFQFCYACGSEWTESHHGCQEN, from the exons ATGGCAAAAGAAAACGTCTCTGATCTCGATTTTGTCGATGATTTCTACTTCTCTGTGCTCTTCGATAATGAAAAGCGCCAGGAAGGCTTTACAGTTTCAGACGCCAAATGTACAGAAGATATGCAATTCAAGGAGGCTCTAATGGGTCGTGTGATCATTTCTCAGATGAAGAAGAATAACCCAACATCGGATTTGATGATTGAAGCACCCCCAGAGCCAAATCACCAGGAAGTTGGTCAGTCCTCCCACAGTTTCTGCGATATTTGTGTGGAAAGCAAAGAAAGTAACCACATGTTTACAACTGATAGATGCCTTCACTCTTACTGCTCCGATTGTATAAGCAAGTATGTAGCTACAAAGATTCAGGAAAGCATTACAGTCATTACTTGTCCTGGATTGAATTGTAAGGCGGTGCTTGAACTGGAAACTTGCAGGGATAAGCTCAACAAGGGAGTGATTGATCTTTGGGAGGAGGCGCTCTGCGAAAAGCTAATCAGCTGTTCGCAGAGATTTTACTGCCCATTTAAGGACTGTTCGGCTATGTTGGTGAATGATAACGAAGGAGAAGACATTAGGGAAGCTGAGTGCCCCTTCTGCAATAGATTGTTTTGTGCTCGATGTTATGTACCTTGGCATTCTGGGGTTGAGTGTGAGGTTTACCAGAGGCTGAATGAGGACGAGAGAGGCAGACAAGATCTGATGGTGATGGAACTTGCTAGGGATAAGAAATGGAGGAGATGTCCCCAGTGCAAATTCTTCGTGGAAAAAACAGAAGGTTGTCTCCGTATACCTTGCAG TTTCCAGTTTTGCTATGCATGTGGATCGGAATGGACAGAAAGTCATCATGGTTGCCAGGAAAACTAG
- the LOC110651151 gene encoding E3 ubiquitin-protein ligase RSL1 isoform X3 gives MAKENVSDLDFVDDFYFSVLFDNEKRQEGFTVSDAKCTEDMQFKEALMGRVIISQMKKNNPTSDLMIEAPPEPNHQEVGQSSHSFCDICVESKESNHMFTTDRCLHSYCSDCISKDKLNKGVIDLWEEALCEKLISCSQRFYCPFKDCSAMLVNDNEGEDIREAECPFCNRLFCARCYVPWHSGVECEVYQRLNEDERGRQDLMVMELARDKKWRRCPQCKFFVEKTEGCLRIPCRCSFQFCYACGSEWTESHHGCQEN, from the exons ATGGCAAAAGAAAACGTCTCTGATCTCGATTTTGTCGATGATTTCTACTTCTCTGTGCTCTTCGATAATGAAAAGCGCCAGGAAGGCTTTACAGTTTCAGACGCCAAATGTACAGAAGATATGCAATTCAAGGAGGCTCTAATGGGTCGTGTGATCATTTCTCAGATGAAGAAGAATAACCCAACATCGGATTTGATGATTGAAGCACCCCCAGAGCCAAATCACCAGGAAGTTGGTCAGTCCTCCCACAGTTTCTGCGATATTTGTGTGGAAAGCAAAGAAAGTAACCACATGTTTACAACTGATAGATGCCTTCACTCTTACTGCTCCGATTGTATAAGCAA GGATAAGCTCAACAAGGGAGTGATTGATCTTTGGGAGGAGGCGCTCTGCGAAAAGCTAATCAGCTGTTCGCAGAGATTTTACTGCCCATTTAAGGACTGTTCGGCTATGTTGGTGAATGATAACGAAGGAGAAGACATTAGGGAAGCTGAGTGCCCCTTCTGCAATAGATTGTTTTGTGCTCGATGTTATGTACCTTGGCATTCTGGGGTTGAGTGTGAGGTTTACCAGAGGCTGAATGAGGACGAGAGAGGCAGACAAGATCTGATGGTGATGGAACTTGCTAGGGATAAGAAATGGAGGAGATGTCCCCAGTGCAAATTCTTCGTGGAAAAAACAGAAGGTTGTCTCCGTATACCTTGCAG GTGTAGTTTCCAGTTTTGCTATGCATGTGGATCGGAATGGACAGAAAGTCATCATGGTTGCCAGGAAAACTAG
- the LOC110651151 gene encoding E3 ubiquitin-protein ligase RSL1 isoform X1, with protein sequence MAKENVSDLDFVDDFYFSVLFDNEKRQEGFTVSDAKCTEDMQFKEALMGRVIISQMKKNNPTSDLMIEAPPEPNHQEVGQSSHSFCDICVESKESNHMFTTDRCLHSYCSDCISKYVATKIQESITVITCPGLNCKAVLELETCRDKLNKGVIDLWEEALCEKLISCSQRFYCPFKDCSAMLVNDNEGEDIREAECPFCNRLFCARCYVPWHSGVECEVYQRLNEDERGRQDLMVMELARDKKWRRCPQCKFFVEKTEGCLRIPCRCSFQFCYACGSEWTESHHGCQEN encoded by the exons ATGGCAAAAGAAAACGTCTCTGATCTCGATTTTGTCGATGATTTCTACTTCTCTGTGCTCTTCGATAATGAAAAGCGCCAGGAAGGCTTTACAGTTTCAGACGCCAAATGTACAGAAGATATGCAATTCAAGGAGGCTCTAATGGGTCGTGTGATCATTTCTCAGATGAAGAAGAATAACCCAACATCGGATTTGATGATTGAAGCACCCCCAGAGCCAAATCACCAGGAAGTTGGTCAGTCCTCCCACAGTTTCTGCGATATTTGTGTGGAAAGCAAAGAAAGTAACCACATGTTTACAACTGATAGATGCCTTCACTCTTACTGCTCCGATTGTATAAGCAAGTATGTAGCTACAAAGATTCAGGAAAGCATTACAGTCATTACTTGTCCTGGATTGAATTGTAAGGCGGTGCTTGAACTGGAAACTTGCAGGGATAAGCTCAACAAGGGAGTGATTGATCTTTGGGAGGAGGCGCTCTGCGAAAAGCTAATCAGCTGTTCGCAGAGATTTTACTGCCCATTTAAGGACTGTTCGGCTATGTTGGTGAATGATAACGAAGGAGAAGACATTAGGGAAGCTGAGTGCCCCTTCTGCAATAGATTGTTTTGTGCTCGATGTTATGTACCTTGGCATTCTGGGGTTGAGTGTGAGGTTTACCAGAGGCTGAATGAGGACGAGAGAGGCAGACAAGATCTGATGGTGATGGAACTTGCTAGGGATAAGAAATGGAGGAGATGTCCCCAGTGCAAATTCTTCGTGGAAAAAACAGAAGGTTGTCTCCGTATACCTTGCAG GTGTAGTTTCCAGTTTTGCTATGCATGTGGATCGGAATGGACAGAAAGTCATCATGGTTGCCAGGAAAACTAG